In the Pseudomonas sp. ADAK2 genome, one interval contains:
- a CDS encoding DedA family protein, translating into MLQQFLHDFGYFALFLGTFFEGETILVLAGFLAFRGYMDINLVVVVAFFGSYAGDQLWYFLGRKHGRKLLARKPRWQLMGDRALEHIRKHPDIWVLSFRFVYGLRTVMPVAIGLSGYPPGRYLLLNGIGAAIWASALAAAAYHFGAVLEGMLGSVKKYELWVLGALLVLGLGLWLRRRFKNARLAKKIYADEQALKAEQARTSEPKTPVE; encoded by the coding sequence ATGCTCCAACAATTCCTGCATGACTTCGGCTACTTTGCCCTTTTTCTCGGCACGTTCTTCGAAGGCGAAACCATCCTGGTGCTCGCGGGCTTCCTCGCGTTTCGCGGATACATGGACATCAACCTGGTCGTCGTCGTGGCGTTCTTCGGCAGTTATGCCGGCGATCAGCTGTGGTACTTCCTGGGGCGCAAGCACGGCCGCAAATTACTGGCACGCAAACCGCGCTGGCAATTGATGGGTGACCGGGCGCTGGAACACATCCGCAAGCACCCGGACATCTGGGTCCTGAGCTTCCGTTTTGTCTACGGCCTGCGCACGGTCATGCCGGTGGCGATCGGCCTGTCGGGCTATCCGCCGGGACGTTACCTGTTGTTGAACGGGATTGGTGCCGCGATCTGGGCCAGCGCCCTGGCAGCGGCGGCCTATCACTTCGGCGCGGTGCTGGAAGGCATGCTCGGCAGCGTCAAGAAGTACGAGCTGTGGGTACTTGGCGCGCTGCTGGTGCTGGGCTTGGGCCTGTGGCTGCGTCGGCGTTTCAAGAATGCTCGCCTGGCGAAGAAGATCTACGCCGACGAGCAAGCGCTGAAAGCCGAACAAGCCCGGACCAGCGAGCCTAAGACGCCAGTCGAGTGA
- the hemB gene encoding porphobilinogen synthase, giving the protein MSFTPANRLFPATRLRRNRRDDFSRRLVRENVLTVDDLILPVFVLDGENRREAVASMPGVERLTIDLLLEEAAKWVELGIPAVALFPVTPPELKSLDAAEAWNPDGIAQRATRALRDRFPELGVITDVALDPFTTHGQDGILDEEGYVQNDITVDALVKQALSHAAAGAQVVAPSDMMDGRIQAIREALELADHVNVRIMAYSAKYASAYYGPFRDAVGSALNLGKANKASYQMDPANGNEALHEVAADLSEGADMVMVKPGMPYLDILYRVKEEFKVPTFVYQVSGEYAMHMAAIQNGWLSEGVILESLTAFKRAGADGILTYFAVRAAQLLREQK; this is encoded by the coding sequence GTGAGCTTTACCCCCGCCAACCGTTTGTTTCCTGCAACCCGCCTGCGTCGCAACCGTCGTGATGATTTTTCGCGTCGACTGGTCCGTGAAAACGTTCTGACCGTTGATGACCTGATCCTGCCGGTGTTCGTGCTGGACGGTGAAAACCGTCGCGAAGCGGTGGCGTCGATGCCGGGCGTGGAACGCCTGACCATCGATCTGTTGCTCGAAGAAGCGGCGAAGTGGGTCGAGTTGGGGATTCCGGCGGTGGCGCTGTTCCCGGTCACGCCGCCAGAATTGAAGTCGCTGGATGCCGCCGAAGCCTGGAACCCGGACGGCATCGCCCAGCGTGCTACGCGCGCCCTGCGTGATCGCTTCCCTGAATTGGGTGTGATCACCGACGTCGCCCTCGACCCGTTCACCACTCACGGCCAGGACGGTATCCTCGACGAGGAAGGCTACGTGCAGAACGACATCACCGTCGACGCGCTGGTCAAGCAAGCCTTGTCCCACGCCGCAGCCGGTGCCCAGGTAGTGGCCCCGTCGGACATGATGGACGGCCGCATCCAGGCGATCCGCGAAGCCCTTGAGCTGGCCGATCACGTCAATGTGCGGATCATGGCCTACTCGGCGAAGTACGCCAGCGCCTATTACGGCCCGTTCCGCGATGCGGTCGGTTCGGCGCTGAACCTGGGTAAGGCCAACAAGGCCTCCTATCAGATGGACCCGGCCAACGGCAACGAAGCCCTGCACGAAGTGGCGGCGGACTTGTCAGAAGGCGCGGATATGGTCATGGTCAAGCCAGGCATGCCGTATCTGGACATCCTTTACCGGGTCAAAGAAGAATTCAAAGTGCCGACGTTTGTTTACCAAGTCAGCGGCGAATACGCCATGCACATGGCGGCAATCCAGAATGGCTGGTTGAGCGAAGGGGTTATTCTCGAATCCCTGACCGCTTTTAAACGTGCAGGCGCAGATGGCATCCTGACTTACTTTGCCGTACGCGCCGCCCAATTGTTACGAGAGCAAAAATAA
- the ppk1 gene encoding polyphosphate kinase 1 gives MNTEGLTEVAVKEAQPVVEQIDETPPDVEPAPAAVVTEPAVAVPAAIAIPGLDDSSLYIHRELSQLQFNIRVLEQALDESYPLLERLKFLLIFSSNLDEFFEIRVAGLKKQITFAREQAGADGLQPHQALARISELVHGHVDRQYAILNDILLPELEKHQVRFIRRRHWTTKIKTWVRRYFRDEIAPIITPIGLDPTHPFPLLVNKSLNFIVELEGIDAFGRDSGLAIIPAPRLLPRVIKVPEEVGGSGDNYVFLSSMIHAHADDLFQGMKVKGCYQFRLTRNADLAVDTEDVEDLARALRGELFSRRYGDAVRLEVADTCPKHLSDYLLKQFNLHETELYQVNGPVNLTRLFSITGLDSQRALQYLPFTPQIPKLLQNSENIFSVISKQDILLLHPFESFTPVVDLLRQAAKDPHVLAVRQTLYRSGANSEIVDALVDAARNGKEVTAVIELRARFDEESNLQLASRLQAAGAVVIYGVVGFKTHAKMMLILRREAGEIVRYAHLGTGNYHAANARLYTDYSLLTSDDALCEDVGKLFSQLIGMGKTLRMKKLLHAPFTLKKGMLDMIARETQFALDGKPAHIIAKFNSLTDPKIIRALYKASQSGVRIDLVVRGMCCLRPGIAGVSHNIHVRSIIGRFLEHTRVFYFLNGGEEQMFLSSADWMERNLDKRVETCFPVEGKKLIMRVKKELELYLTDNTHSWSLQSDGRYIRNTPTGNQNPRSAQATLLERLGSPILAVR, from the coding sequence ATGAATACCGAAGGACTCACTGAAGTTGCCGTAAAAGAGGCTCAACCCGTGGTGGAGCAAATCGACGAAACCCCGCCGGATGTGGAGCCCGCTCCCGCCGCGGTGGTGACCGAGCCCGCTGTCGCGGTGCCGGCGGCGATTGCCATTCCCGGCCTGGATGACAGCAGCCTGTACATCCATCGCGAGCTCTCGCAACTGCAGTTCAACATCCGCGTGCTGGAACAGGCGCTGGATGAGTCCTACCCGTTGCTGGAGCGGCTGAAATTCCTGCTGATCTTCTCCAGCAACCTGGACGAGTTCTTCGAGATTCGCGTAGCCGGCCTGAAGAAGCAGATCACCTTCGCTCGGGAACAGGCGGGCGCCGATGGCCTGCAACCGCATCAGGCTCTGGCCCGGATCAGCGAGCTGGTACACGGTCACGTCGACCGCCAGTACGCAATCCTCAACGACATTCTGTTGCCGGAACTGGAAAAACATCAGGTCCGCTTCATCCGTCGTCGGCACTGGACGACCAAGATCAAAACCTGGGTGCGCCGTTATTTCCGCGACGAGATCGCGCCGATCATCACCCCGATCGGCCTCGACCCGACGCACCCGTTCCCGTTGCTGGTGAACAAGAGCCTGAACTTCATCGTCGAGCTCGAAGGCATCGACGCCTTCGGTCGCGACTCCGGCCTGGCGATCATCCCGGCGCCGCGTCTGCTGCCGCGAGTGATCAAGGTGCCGGAAGAAGTCGGCGGCTCGGGCGACAACTATGTATTCCTGTCGTCGATGATCCACGCCCACGCCGATGACCTGTTCCAGGGCATGAAGGTCAAGGGCTGCTACCAGTTCCGCCTGACCCGAAACGCCGACCTGGCGGTTGATACCGAAGACGTGGAAGACCTGGCCCGCGCCCTGCGCGGCGAGTTGTTCTCCCGTCGCTACGGCGATGCGGTACGTCTGGAAGTGGCCGACACCTGCCCGAAACACCTGTCCGACTACTTGCTCAAGCAGTTCAACCTGCACGAGACCGAGTTGTATCAGGTCAATGGTCCGGTCAACCTGACTCGCCTGTTCAGCATCACCGGCCTGGACAGCCAGCGCGCGCTGCAATACCTGCCGTTCACCCCGCAAATCCCGAAACTGCTGCAGAACAGCGAGAACATCTTCAGCGTGATCAGCAAGCAGGACATCCTGCTGCTGCACCCGTTCGAGTCGTTCACGCCAGTGGTCGACCTGCTGCGCCAAGCTGCCAAGGACCCGCACGTATTGGCGGTCCGCCAGACCCTGTACCGTTCCGGCGCCAACTCGGAAATCGTTGATGCACTGGTCGACGCGGCGCGTAACGGCAAGGAAGTCACTGCGGTGATCGAATTGCGCGCGCGCTTCGACGAAGAGTCCAACCTGCAACTGGCCAGCCGCCTGCAAGCGGCCGGCGCGGTGGTGATTTATGGCGTGGTCGGCTTCAAGACCCACGCCAAGATGATGCTGATCCTGCGTCGCGAGGCTGGTGAAATCGTCCGCTACGCGCACTTGGGCACCGGCAACTACCACGCGGCCAACGCCCGTCTGTACACCGACTACAGCCTGCTGACTTCCGACGACGCGTTGTGCGAAGACGTCGGCAAACTGTTCAGCCAGTTGATCGGCATGGGCAAGACCCTGCGCATGAAGAAGCTGCTGCACGCGCCGTTCACGTTGAAGAAGGGCATGCTCGACATGATTGCCCGCGAAACCCAGTTCGCCCTCGACGGCAAACCAGCGCACATCATCGCCAAGTTCAACTCGCTGACCGATCCGAAGATCATCCGCGCGCTGTACAAGGCCAGTCAGTCGGGTGTGCGCATTGATCTGGTGGTGCGCGGCATGTGCTGCCTGCGGCCGGGCATCGCCGGGGTCTCGCACAACATCCATGTGCGCTCGATCATCGGGCGTTTCCTGGAACACACCCGGGTTTTCTACTTCCTCAACGGCGGCGAAGAGCAGATGTTCCTCTCCAGCGCCGACTGGATGGAGCGCAACCTCGACAAGCGCGTCGAGACTTGCTTCCCGGTGGAAGGCAAGAAGCTGATCATGCGGGTCAAGAAAGAGCTGGAGCTGTATCTCACCGATAACACCCACAGCTGGAGCCTGCAGTCGGACGGTCGCTACATCCGCAACACCCCGACCGGCAACCAGAACCCGCGCAGTGCCCAGGCGACATTGCTGGAGCGGTTGGGCAGTCCGATACTCGCCGTTCGCTAA
- the ppx gene encoding exopolyphosphatase codes for MPQSQAKNLSLIAAIDLGSNSFHMVVAKAQNGEIRILERLGEKVQLAAGINDERQLNEESMQRGLDCLKRFAQLINGMPPGAVRIVGTNALREARNRGEFIRRAEEILGHPVEVISGREEARLIYLGVSHTLADTPGKRLVADIGGGSTEFIIGQRFEPLLRESLQMGCVSYTQRYFKDGKVTPARYAQAYTAARLEIMSIEHALHRLTWDEAIGSSGTIRAIGLALKAGGHGTGEVNAEGLAWLKRKLFKLGDAEKIDFEGIKPDRRAIFPAGLAILEAIFDALELQRMDHCEGALREGVLYDLLGRHHHEDVRERTLSSLMERYHVDLEQAARVERKALHAFDQVAEDWNLDDGVWRELLGWAAKVHEVGLDIAHYHYHKHGAYLIEHSDLAGFSREDQQMLALLVRGHRRNIPKDKFADFGSDGSKLIRLCVLLRFAILFHHIRGTQEMPQVVLRANSDSLDVLFPENWLDENQLTQADFALEAEWLTRVGFTLNVR; via the coding sequence ATGCCGCAATCCCAAGCCAAGAATCTGTCCCTGATCGCCGCAATCGACCTGGGCTCCAACAGCTTTCACATGGTCGTGGCCAAGGCCCAGAACGGCGAAATCCGTATTCTTGAGCGCCTCGGCGAAAAGGTCCAACTGGCCGCCGGCATCAACGATGAGCGTCAGCTCAACGAAGAATCCATGCAACGCGGGCTCGATTGCCTCAAGCGCTTCGCCCAACTGATCAACGGCATGCCGCCCGGCGCCGTGCGGATCGTCGGCACCAACGCCCTGCGTGAAGCCCGCAACCGTGGCGAATTCATCCGCCGCGCCGAAGAAATCCTCGGCCACCCGGTGGAAGTCATCTCCGGCCGTGAAGAAGCGCGCCTGATCTACCTCGGCGTCTCCCACACCCTCGCCGACACCCCGGGCAAGCGCCTGGTGGCCGACATCGGCGGCGGCAGTACCGAATTCATCATTGGCCAGCGCTTCGAGCCGCTACTGCGCGAAAGCCTGCAAATGGGTTGCGTCAGCTACACCCAGCGCTACTTCAAGGACGGCAAGGTCACCCCAGCCCGTTACGCCCAGGCGTACACCGCGGCACGGCTGGAGATCATGAGCATCGAACACGCCCTGCACCGCCTGACCTGGGATGAAGCCATCGGCTCCTCGGGCACCATCCGCGCCATCGGCCTGGCGTTGAAGGCCGGCGGCCATGGCACCGGCGAAGTGAATGCCGAAGGCCTGGCCTGGCTCAAGCGCAAACTGTTCAAACTCGGCGACGCCGAAAAAATCGACTTCGAAGGCATCAAGCCTGACCGCCGGGCGATCTTCCCCGCGGGCCTGGCGATTCTCGAAGCGATCTTCGACGCCCTCGAACTGCAACGCATGGATCACTGTGAAGGCGCCCTGCGTGAAGGCGTGCTCTACGACCTGCTGGGCCGTCATCATCACGAAGACGTCCGTGAGCGCACCCTCAGCTCGCTGATGGAGCGTTACCACGTCGATCTGGAACAAGCGGCGCGGGTTGAGCGCAAAGCCTTGCATGCCTTCGATCAGGTGGCCGAAGACTGGAACCTGGACGACGGCGTCTGGCGCGAATTGCTGGGCTGGGCGGCCAAGGTTCATGAAGTGGGCCTGGACATCGCCCACTATCACTACCACAAGCACGGCGCCTACCTGATCGAGCACTCGGACCTCGCCGGGTTCTCCCGCGAAGACCAGCAAATGCTCGCCCTGCTGGTGCGCGGTCACCGCCGTAATATCCCCAAGGACAAGTTTGCCGATTTCGGCAGTGATGGCAGCAAGCTGATTCGCCTGTGCGTGCTGCTGCGCTTTGCGATCCTGTTCCACCACATCCGCGGTACCCAGGAAATGCCCCAGGTCGTGCTGCGCGCCAACAGCGACAGCCTCGATGTGTTATTCCCGGAAAACTGGCTGGACGAAAACCAGCTGACCCAGGCGGATTTTGCCCTGGAAGCGGAATGGCTGACGCGGGTTGGCTTCACGCTTAACGTGCGCTAA
- a CDS encoding amino acid ABC transporter ATP-binding protein codes for MPLLRISALHKYYGDHHVLKGIDLSVEEGQVVAIIGRSGSGKSTLLRTLNGLESINDGVIEVDGEYLDAARADLRSLRQKVGMVFQQFNLFPHLTVGENVMLAPQVVQKVPKAKARELAKEMLERVGLGEKFDAFPDRLSGGQQQRVAIARALAMSPKVLLCDEITSALDPELVNEVLSVVRQLAREGMTLIMVTHEMRFAREVGDKLVFMHQGKVHEVGDPKVLFANPQTAELANFIGTVEAAG; via the coding sequence ATGCCTCTGCTTAGAATTTCGGCCCTGCATAAATATTACGGCGACCACCACGTGCTCAAAGGCATCGATCTGAGCGTCGAGGAAGGTCAGGTGGTGGCGATCATCGGTCGCAGCGGCTCGGGCAAATCCACTTTGCTGCGTACTTTGAATGGTCTGGAGTCGATTAATGATGGCGTGATCGAAGTCGACGGCGAATACCTCGACGCCGCCCGCGCCGACCTGCGCAGCTTGCGGCAGAAGGTCGGGATGGTGTTCCAGCAGTTCAACCTGTTCCCGCACCTGACGGTTGGCGAAAACGTGATGCTCGCGCCGCAAGTAGTGCAGAAAGTGCCCAAGGCGAAAGCCAGAGAACTGGCAAAGGAGATGCTGGAACGGGTTGGATTGGGCGAGAAGTTCGATGCCTTTCCGGATCGACTGTCCGGCGGCCAGCAACAACGCGTGGCGATCGCCCGGGCCCTGGCGATGTCGCCCAAGGTATTGCTGTGCGACGAAATCACCTCGGCGCTGGACCCGGAACTGGTCAACGAAGTGCTGAGCGTGGTCCGGCAATTGGCCAGGGAAGGCATGACGCTGATCATGGTCACCCACGAAATGCGCTTCGCCCGGGAGGTTGGGGATAAGTTGGTGTTCATGCACCAGGGCAAGGTGCATGAGGTGGGGGATCCGAAGGTGTTGTTCGCCAATCCGCAGACGGCGGAGTTGGCGAATTTTATCGGCACGGTTGAGGCGGCTGGCTGA
- a CDS encoding amino acid ABC transporter permease, with translation MSDFTFWDVVRNLLTGLQWTLALSLVAFIGGGVIGLLIMVMRISKKSFPRSFARTYIELFQGTPLLMQLFLVFFGVALAGVEISPWMAAAVALTLFTSAYLAEIWRGCVDSIPNGQWEASSSLALNPLEQLRYVILPQALRIAVAPTVGFSVQVVKGTAVTSIIGFTELTKTGGMLANATFEPFMVYGLVALGYFLLCYPLSLSARYLERRLHASA, from the coding sequence ATGAGCGACTTCACCTTCTGGGACGTGGTGCGCAATCTACTCACCGGCCTGCAATGGACCTTGGCGCTGTCGCTGGTGGCGTTTATCGGTGGTGGCGTGATCGGCTTGCTGATCATGGTCATGCGCATTTCGAAAAAGAGCTTCCCCCGTAGCTTCGCCCGCACCTACATCGAGCTGTTCCAGGGCACGCCGCTGTTGATGCAGCTGTTCCTGGTGTTCTTCGGCGTGGCGTTGGCCGGGGTGGAGATTTCACCGTGGATGGCGGCGGCGGTGGCGTTGACGCTGTTCACCAGCGCCTATCTGGCGGAGATTTGGCGCGGTTGCGTCGATTCGATCCCAAACGGCCAGTGGGAAGCTTCGTCGAGCCTGGCGCTCAACCCGCTGGAGCAATTGCGCTACGTGATTCTGCCGCAAGCCTTGCGCATCGCCGTGGCGCCCACCGTGGGTTTCTCGGTGCAAGTCGTCAAAGGCACCGCCGTCACTTCGATCATCGGCTTCACCGAACTGACCAAGACCGGCGGCATGCTCGCCAACGCCACGTTTGAACCGTTCATGGTCTACGGCCTCGTCGCCCTTGGTTACTTTTTGCTCTGCTACCCCTTGTCCCTCAGTGCGCGCTACCTGGAAAGGAGACTGCATGCCTCTGCTTAG
- a CDS encoding amino acid ABC transporter permease — translation MAYQFDFLPVVQNTDLLLRGALFTLELTAIGAVFGVGLGIVGALVRAWNIRPFSAIFGVYVELIRNTPFLVQLFFIFFGLPSLGVQISEWQAAVLAMVINLGAYSTEIIRAGIQAIPRGQLEAAAALAMSRFEAFRHVVLLPALGKVWPALSSQIIIVMLGSAVCSQIATEELSFAANFIQSRNFRAFETYALTTLIYLCMALMIRQLLNWIGRRYIARSSQ, via the coding sequence ATGGCTTACCAGTTCGATTTTCTACCGGTGGTGCAAAACACCGACCTGTTGCTGCGCGGTGCGCTGTTCACCCTGGAACTGACGGCCATCGGCGCGGTGTTCGGCGTCGGCCTGGGCATCGTCGGGGCGTTGGTGCGGGCGTGGAACATCCGCCCGTTCTCGGCGATCTTCGGCGTCTACGTCGAATTGATCCGCAACACGCCGTTCCTGGTGCAGTTGTTTTTCATTTTCTTCGGCCTGCCGTCGCTCGGCGTGCAGATTTCCGAATGGCAGGCGGCGGTGCTGGCGATGGTTATCAACCTCGGCGCTTATTCGACCGAGATCATCCGCGCCGGCATCCAGGCGATTCCCCGCGGACAGTTGGAAGCCGCCGCCGCGTTGGCGATGAGCCGTTTCGAAGCCTTCCGTCACGTGGTCCTGCTGCCGGCGCTGGGCAAGGTCTGGCCGGCGCTGAGCAGCCAGATCATCATCGTCATGCTCGGCTCGGCGGTGTGCTCGCAGATCGCTACCGAAGAGCTGAGCTTCGCCGCCAACTTCATTCAGTCGCGCAACTTCCGCGCCTTTGAAACCTACGCCCTGACCACGCTGATCTACCTGTGCATGGCGCTGATGATCCGCCAACTGCTGAACTGGATTGGCCGTCGCTACATTGCAAGGAGCAGCCAATGA
- a CDS encoding transporter substrate-binding domain-containing protein, whose protein sequence is MTQRYSALLAALFASLMLSQAPAHADGLEDVVKRGTLKVAVPQDFPPFGSVGPDMKPRGLDIDTAKLLADQLKVKLELTPVNSTNRIPFLTTGKVDLVISSLGKNPEREKVIDFSSAYAPFYLAVFGPPDAAIKTLDDLKGKTISVTRGAIEDIELTKVAPEGVTIKRFEDNNSTIAAYLAGQVDLIASGNVVMVAISEKNPKRVPALKVKLKDSPVYVGVNKNETALLDKVNQIIATAKTDGSLEKNALTWLKEPLPADL, encoded by the coding sequence ATGACCCAGCGTTACAGCGCCCTCCTCGCCGCCCTGTTTGCCAGCCTGATGCTGAGCCAGGCACCCGCCCACGCCGACGGTCTGGAGGATGTGGTCAAGCGCGGCACCCTCAAGGTCGCCGTGCCCCAGGACTTCCCGCCGTTCGGCTCGGTCGGCCCGGACATGAAACCCCGTGGCCTGGATATCGACACCGCCAAGCTGCTGGCCGACCAGCTCAAGGTCAAACTCGAACTGACCCCGGTCAACAGCACCAACCGCATTCCGTTCCTGACCACCGGCAAGGTCGACCTGGTGATTTCCAGCCTTGGCAAGAACCCTGAGCGCGAGAAAGTCATCGATTTCTCCAGCGCTTACGCACCGTTCTACCTCGCCGTGTTCGGCCCGCCAGACGCGGCGATCAAAACCCTGGACGACCTCAAGGGCAAAACCATCAGCGTCACCCGTGGCGCCATCGAAGACATCGAACTGACCAAAGTCGCCCCCGAAGGCGTGACCATCAAGCGCTTCGAAGACAACAACTCGACCATCGCCGCCTACCTCGCCGGCCAGGTCGACCTGATTGCCAGCGGCAACGTGGTGATGGTGGCGATCAGTGAGAAAAACCCGAAACGCGTGCCGGCGCTGAAAGTGAAGCTCAAGGATTCGCCGGTGTACGTCGGCGTGAACAAGAACGAAACGGCGCTGTTGGACAAGGTCAACCAGATCATCGCCACCGCCAAGACCGACGGTTCGCTGGAAAAGAACGCCCTGACCTGGCTGAAAGAACCGCTGCCGGCCGATCTCTGA
- a CDS encoding FadR/GntR family transcriptional regulator, with protein MNSISRAVPEVALQAIRKLITEQGFGAGDALPSQRDLAVQLGVSRASLREALSSLSALGVISIQPGKGVFVQAPVELPRGDAAASWPFAAQASPLDIFQLRYALEGFAAGLAAVTLSTFELDALEDNVAAMRTELKAGDFDAAARLDFEFHRRILLASGNQAMLSILTASADIFLESQKLPFIRAERAMETWQEHRKILRALARRASGAAQKAMQEHVRNAALRTGIAFVAPATS; from the coding sequence ATGAACTCGATCTCTCGCGCCGTACCTGAAGTGGCGCTGCAAGCCATCCGCAAGCTGATTACCGAACAAGGCTTCGGGGCAGGGGATGCCTTGCCCTCGCAGCGGGACCTGGCGGTGCAGTTGGGGGTTAGCCGGGCGTCGTTGCGTGAGGCGTTGTCATCGCTGAGTGCGTTGGGCGTGATCAGCATCCAGCCGGGCAAGGGTGTTTTCGTGCAGGCGCCGGTGGAGTTGCCGCGAGGTGATGCAGCGGCGAGTTGGCCGTTCGCGGCCCAGGCGTCGCCGCTGGATATCTTCCAGTTGCGTTACGCTCTGGAAGGATTCGCGGCGGGGCTGGCAGCCGTGACGTTAAGCACTTTTGAGCTCGATGCCCTGGAAGACAATGTGGCCGCCATGCGCACTGAGCTCAAGGCCGGCGACTTCGACGCCGCGGCACGGCTGGACTTCGAGTTTCACCGACGCATCCTGCTGGCCAGCGGTAATCAGGCAATGTTGAGTATCCTGACCGCCAGCGCCGACATCTTTCTGGAGAGCCAGAAGCTACCGTTCATCCGGGCGGAGCGGGCCATGGAAACCTGGCAGGAACACCGCAAAATCCTCCGCGCACTGGCGCGCCGGGCGTCCGGGGCGGCACAGAAGGCGATGCAGGAACATGTACGCAATGCCGCACTGCGCACCGGAATTGCCTTCGTCGCTCCCGCCACCTCGTGA
- the trxA gene encoding thioredoxin TrxA, with protein sequence MSSDLIKHVSDASFEADVLKAEGAVLVDYWAEWCGPCKMIAPVLDEIAETYKGKLTIAKLNIDENQETPAKHGVRGIPTLMLFKNGNVEATKVGALSKSQLAAFLDANI encoded by the coding sequence ATGAGCAGCGATCTTATCAAACACGTTAGCGACGCTAGCTTCGAGGCCGACGTACTCAAGGCCGAAGGCGCTGTACTGGTCGACTACTGGGCTGAATGGTGCGGCCCTTGCAAAATGATCGCTCCTGTCCTGGACGAAATTGCCGAGACTTACAAAGGCAAGTTGACCATTGCCAAACTGAACATCGATGAAAACCAGGAAACCCCGGCCAAGCACGGCGTGCGTGGTATCCCGACCCTGATGCTGTTCAAGAACGGCAACGTGGAAGCGACCAAGGTTGGCGCGCTGTCCAAGTCGCAACTGGCTGCATTCCTCGACGCCAACATCTAA
- the rho gene encoding transcription termination factor Rho translates to MNLTELKQKPITELLELAEQMGIENMARSRKQDVIFSLLKKHAKSGEEISGDGVLEILQDGFGFLRSADASYLAGPDDIYVSPSQIRRFNLRTGDTIVGKIRPPKEGERYFALLKVDTINYDRPENAKNKILFENLTPLFPTVRMKMEAGNGSTEDLTGRVIDLCAPIGKGQRGLIVAPPKAGKTIMLQNIAANIARNNPEVHLIVLLIDERPEEVTEMQRTVRGEVVASTFDEPPTRHVQVAEMVIEKAKRLVEHKKDVVILLDSITRLARAYNTVIPSSGKVLTGGVDAHALEKPKRFFGAARNIEEGGSLTIIATALVETGSKMDEVIYEEFKGTGNMELPLDRRIAEKRVFPAININRSGTRREELLTADDELQRMWILRKLLHPMDEIAAIEFLVDKLKTTKTNDEFFLSMKRK, encoded by the coding sequence ATGAATCTGACTGAACTCAAGCAAAAGCCGATTACCGAACTGCTCGAATTGGCCGAACAGATGGGCATAGAAAATATGGCCCGTTCGCGCAAGCAGGACGTGATTTTCTCCCTGCTCAAAAAGCACGCGAAAAGCGGCGAGGAAATCTCCGGTGATGGCGTGCTGGAGATTCTCCAGGACGGCTTCGGCTTCCTCCGCTCTGCTGACGCTTCCTATCTCGCCGGCCCGGACGATATCTACGTCTCGCCGAGCCAGATCCGTCGCTTCAACTTGCGCACCGGTGACACCATCGTTGGCAAGATCCGCCCTCCGAAGGAAGGCGAGCGTTATTTCGCGCTGCTCAAGGTCGACACGATCAACTACGATCGTCCCGAGAACGCGAAAAACAAGATTCTCTTCGAGAACCTGACCCCGCTGTTCCCGACCGTGCGCATGAAGATGGAAGCCGGCAACGGTTCCACCGAAGACTTGACCGGTCGTGTCATCGACCTGTGCGCCCCGATCGGCAAAGGCCAGCGCGGTCTGATCGTTGCACCGCCGAAAGCCGGTAAGACGATCATGCTGCAGAACATCGCCGCGAACATCGCCCGTAACAATCCTGAAGTTCACCTGATCGTCTTGCTGATCGATGAGCGTCCGGAAGAAGTAACCGAAATGCAGCGCACCGTGCGCGGCGAAGTGGTTGCCTCGACGTTCGATGAGCCGCCAACCCGCCACGTGCAGGTTGCCGAAATGGTGATCGAGAAGGCCAAGCGCCTGGTCGAACACAAGAAGGACGTGGTGATCCTGCTCGACTCCATCACTCGTCTGGCTCGCGCCTACAACACCGTGATCCCGAGCTCCGGCAAAGTACTCACCGGTGGTGTCGATGCCCACGCCCTGGAGAAACCGAAGCGTTTCTTCGGCGCCGCGCGGAACATCGAAGAAGGCGGTTCGCTGACCATCATCGCCACCGCGCTGGTTGAAACCGGCTCGAAGATGGACGAAGTGATCTACGAAGAATTCAAAGGCACGGGCAACATGGAACTGCCTCTGGATCGTCGCATCGCTGAAAAACGTGTGTTCCCGGCCATCAACATCAACCGTTCCGGCACCCGCCGCGAAGAGTTGCTGACCGCCGACGACGAGTTGCAGCGCATGTGGATCCTGCGCAAGCTGCTGCACCCGATGGACGAAATCGCTGCCATCGAGTTCCTGGTCGACAAGTTGAAAACGACCAAGACCAACGACGAGTTCTTCTTGTCGATGAAGCGTAAGTAA